A window of Candidatus Sericytochromatia bacterium genomic DNA:
AACTTGCGGGGCTTGGGCCCGAAGATGACGCCGCCATGACGCCACAGGGGGGAGCGAATGGAGCCAGCGCGAGCATTGCCCGTTCCCTTCTGCTTCCAAGGCTTCTTCCCGCCGCCACTCACCTCGGAGCGGGTCAGCGTGCTGGCGGTACCGGCCCGCTTGTGACGCAGTTGACGAATCACGTGGAGGTGCATCAGGTGCACGTGGGGGGCCTCAGGCAAGAAAGCCTCGGCGAAGGCAAAGGAGCCAGCCTTGGTGCCCTTGGCATCAAAAATTTGAATCGTTCCAGCCATGTCGGCCTCCTACTTCCCAACTCGAACGGTCGGGCGAACAATCAAGATGCCACCCTCGGCGCCAGGCAAGCCGCCCTTGATCAAAAGAAGATTGCGGTCCGCGTCCACGCCAACCACTGTCAGCTTCTTTACGGTGACCTGCTCGGCGCCCATGCGGCCAGCCATCTTGCGGCCCTTGTAGACGCGACTCGGCGTGGTGCCCGCACCGATCGAGCCAGGATGCCGGTGGAACTTGGAACCGTGCGACATCGGCCCGCGGCCGGCGTTCCACCGCTTCTGAAGACCCGCAAACCCTTTACCGATGGACGTGCCGGTCACATCGACCAGCTGCCCGGCCGAAAACAGGTCCGCCTTGATCTCGGAACCCACCTCGTAGCCAGCGACGTCGAGACGGAACTCACGCAACACCTGGGCAGGCTTCAAGCCGGCCTTGGCGAAGTGACCCTTCTCACCCTGGGACAGACGCGATTCCTTCGCCGAACCGTAGCCAACCTGGACAGCGTCATAGCCGTCGGTCGCCGCGGTCTTCTTTTGAACGACCGTGCAAGGACCAGCCTGCACAACCGTCACGGGGATGGCGCGCCCCTCTTCATCAAAGATCGTCGTCATGCCGACCTTTTGGCCAATCAAACCCATCGCCATATACTTTCTTTTCCTCCTAGATGCCGGGCGTTTGCTGCCGGGAATCTATCTATCTGAATGAGATAGCCCTGCGGCTGTGAACACAGGGGGGTCCTCACCCAGGATGCCAATCGCGAGACTGACAGTTACAGCTTGACCACGATATCCACACCGGCGGGGAGATCCAAGCGCATCAGCGCCTCAGCCGTCTTGTGCGTCGGCTCGAGAATGTCGATCAACCGCTTGTGGGTCCGGGTCTCAAAATGCTCACGAGACTTCTTGTCCACGTGTGGGGAACGATTCACGCAATAGATGGCCTTGTGGGTCGGAAGGGGAATAGGCCCCACGACCGCAGCACCCGTGCGCTTGGCAGTCTCCACAATCTGCTCGGACGACTTGTCCAGCAAGCGATGGTCAAAAGCCTTGAGCCGAATACGAATCTTTTGTTGAGCCATTTTAACAGAACCTCTAGGGTGGCGTCCAATCAGCCCTTCGGCTTACAGGAACGCATAAAGTGAGCGAAGGCGTGGGCGACCAGGCCGCCCACGCCGCCCGAGGAGGATCAGACCTTGATGGAGGCCACGACGCCA
This region includes:
- the rpsJ gene encoding 30S ribosomal protein S10; this encodes MAQQKIRIRLKAFDHRLLDKSSEQIVETAKRTGAAVVGPIPLPTHKAIYCVNRSPHVDKKSREHFETRTHKRLIDILEPTHKTAEALMRLDLPAGVDIVVKL
- the rplC gene encoding 50S ribosomal protein L3 produces the protein MAMGLIGQKVGMTTIFDEEGRAIPVTVVQAGPCTVVQKKTAATDGYDAVQVGYGSAKESRLSQGEKGHFAKAGLKPAQVLREFRLDVAGYEVGSEIKADLFSAGQLVDVTGTSIGKGFAGLQKRWNAGRGPMSHGSKFHRHPGSIGAGTTPSRVYKGRKMAGRMGAEQVTVKKLTVVGVDADRNLLLIKGGLPGAEGGILIVRPTVRVGK